The Candidatus Hydrogenedens sp. genome has a segment encoding these proteins:
- a CDS encoding sodium/solute symporter (Members of the Solute:Sodium Symporter (SSS), TC 2.A.21 as described in tcdb.org, catalyze solute:Na+ symport. Known solutes for members of the family include sugars, amino acids, nucleosides, inositols, vitamins, urea or anions, depending on the system.), translating into MVEYVTLHWIDLTIIGVYMVGCFLLGTFTSKYIENAGDFFIAGKALPFWAIAFSIVVSDIGALDFVGVAGNAYRYGVSAANFDWLGSMPAMVFAAFIFVPYFWRSGVFTIPEFLGRRYNSAVQIINALIWTSVMLLSLMIMLWTTADDLVYTILGYKPIYTVWVMAGVTGFYTFAGGLSAVVMTDVVQLVVMYVGGLGLLALSLWEVGGWGVMRAKIEALGPEYANHFTILLPNSIENPFPWTGIVFGLGIVLAIAYMSGNQAIVHRTLGARSEWDAKAGMLMAGFLKSFIPLMVALPGLCAIVYLHERNIILHEQDKVIPTMIRMMLPPGLRGLMFAALFAALMSSISGTLSSASTIFVTDIFNKLWTLGKGRSLDEKQALYVGRGFTLFLIISSALFAEQISRVGGIYNFIQTILSLFQGPSLAVLLLGIMWKRATGWGGLAGLVLGVFFCFVLWCVPNLFPAEDPFLFVSMWSFVFSLIVIVIVSLLTPPESEEKIRGLVWGSVVHDTKAQQALAERIQS; encoded by the coding sequence GTGGTTGAATATGTAACACTGCATTGGATAGACCTGACCATCATCGGCGTATATATGGTAGGATGTTTCCTATTAGGAACTTTTACCAGCAAATATATTGAGAATGCGGGCGACTTTTTCATTGCGGGTAAAGCGTTACCTTTCTGGGCAATTGCCTTCTCAATTGTTGTAAGTGATATTGGTGCTTTGGATTTTGTAGGTGTTGCGGGAAATGCATACCGATATGGTGTCTCAGCGGCAAATTTTGATTGGTTAGGTTCTATGCCTGCGATGGTATTTGCAGCATTTATATTCGTTCCTTATTTTTGGAGGTCAGGAGTATTTACCATCCCTGAGTTCTTAGGTCGAAGATATAATTCAGCTGTGCAGATTATAAATGCACTCATATGGACCTCAGTTATGTTATTGTCCTTGATGATTATGCTTTGGACAACTGCTGATGATTTGGTATATACCATTTTAGGATATAAACCCATATATACAGTTTGGGTTATGGCAGGTGTAACAGGATTTTATACCTTTGCAGGCGGTCTTTCCGCAGTCGTTATGACGGATGTGGTGCAATTGGTTGTAATGTATGTAGGTGGATTGGGCTTATTGGCGTTGAGTTTATGGGAAGTAGGTGGATGGGGGGTAATGCGTGCAAAAATAGAGGCTCTCGGTCCTGAGTATGCAAATCATTTTACAATCCTTTTACCTAATAGCATTGAAAATCCTTTTCCATGGACTGGTATTGTTTTCGGTTTAGGCATTGTGTTGGCGATTGCTTATATGAGTGGAAATCAGGCAATTGTTCACCGCACATTAGGTGCCCGTTCAGAATGGGATGCAAAGGCGGGGATGCTTATGGCTGGGTTTTTAAAATCATTTATCCCGCTTATGGTTGCATTGCCAGGACTTTGTGCTATTGTATATCTGCATGAACGGAATATTATCCTTCATGAGCAAGACAAAGTAATTCCGACAATGATTCGAATGATGTTACCCCCAGGACTTCGTGGGCTTATGTTTGCCGCATTATTTGCAGCGTTAATGTCCAGTATTTCAGGAACGTTAAGTTCTGCGTCTACTATCTTTGTTACGGATATTTTTAACAAATTATGGACGTTAGGAAAAGGACGTTCTTTAGACGAGAAGCAGGCTTTATATGTTGGAAGAGGTTTTACTCTATTTTTAATTATTTCCAGTGCTTTGTTTGCAGAGCAAATTTCGCGGGTAGGTGGTATATATAACTTCATCCAAACAATCTTATCATTGTTTCAGGGTCCATCTTTGGCTGTGCTTCTACTCGGTATTATGTGGAAACGAGCGACAGGTTGGGGAGGATTGGCAGGTCTGGTTTTGGGGGTTTTCTTCTGCTTCGTGCTTTGGTGTGTACCGAATCTTTTCCCAGCAGAAGACCCATTCCTTTTTGTTTCGATGTGGTCTTTTGTATTTTCCCTAATTGTTATTGTGATTGTTAGTTTGCTTACACCCCCTGAATCTGAGGAAAAAATCCGCGGATTGGTTTGGGGCTCGGTAGTTCATGATACAAAAGCACAACAGGCTCTCGCAGAAAGGATTCAGTCATGA